The Microbacterium amylolyticum genome includes the window GGCGAGCTGGTTGATGCCATGGTGGCAGCGCTCGGCCGTCATGACCCCGGTGTTCCCGTTCTGCCGTATCTGCTCGGCGCCGGTACCGACAACAAGTCGCTCGCCGAGCTGGGAATCGCCGGATACGGTTTCGCTCCGCTGAAACTTCCCCGTGAACTCGACTTCACCGGCATGTTCCATGGCGTCGATGAGCGTGTCCCGCTGGATGCTTTGGTCTTCGGCCAAAAGGTCCTGGCCGACCTCATCCGCTCGTACTGAGCTTTTCCCTGTCCGTTACGAGAGATTGACAACCGTATATGCAGATCTTCGAGGCGATCATCCTCGGCCTGGTTCAAGGGCTGACGGAATTCCTCCCTGTGTCCTCCAGCGCTCACCTGCGCGTCGTTGGCGAATTCCTGCCATCAGCCGCCGACCCCGGAGCGACGTTTACGGCGATTACCCAGATCGGCACGGAAATCGCTGTTCTCGTCTACTTCGGCCCGAAGATCTGGCGGATCATCAAGAACTGGGGCCTGGCGGTTGCCGGGAAGATCCCGATGAGCGATCCGGACGCACGGCTCGGCTGGCTGGTGATTCTCGGCTCGATTCCGATCGGTATTCTCGGATTCACGCTGCAGGAGTACATCCGAGATGCGTTCCGCAACCTGTGGATCGTTGCCGCCGTTCTCATCGGCTTCGGCATCATCCTCGGTATGATTGACCGTTTTGCGTCTCGTCGGCGCGTGATAGACGATGTCACTTACCCGCACGGTCTGACGATCGGAATCGCGCAGGCGCTCGCTCTGGTACCGGGCGTTTCGCGCTCCGGCGCGACGATCTCGATGGCGCGCGGCCTGGGCTACGATCGCAAGTCCGCCGCGGAGTTCGCCTTCCTCCTTGCCATCCCCGCTGTCATGGGATCAGGATTGTTCGAACTACGCCACGGTCTGCAGGAAGGTTCCGTCGGCCCCTATGGGTGGACAGGCGTCATCATCGCGACCGTCGTTGCCGGAGTCGTCGGTTGGCTGGTCATCGCTTACCTCATGCGCTACCTGGAGCGCGGCAGCTTCATGCCGTTCGTGATCTACCGCGTCGTCATCGGCTCGGTCATCATGGTTCTTCTGGCCATTGGCGTCCTGACGCCGTATGGCGGAGCCTGATTCGCGGGAGAGCGATCGGAAGATGACGGCGGGGTCTGGCTGAGAGCGAGCCAGACCCCGCCGTCATCACTATCGGCCCTTGCCTGGGCCCTTGTCGTCGCGGAGATACCGTTCGAATGCGCGCGCGATGGCATCGCCTTTGGCCTCGGGGGAGTCCCACGTATCACGCGTCTCCTCGAGCTGACGGATGTAGTCGGTCATCTCGTCGTCTTCGGCTGCAGCGGCATCGACCGTCGCCTCCCATGCAGCGGCATCCGCGGGCAGCGATCCGAGGCCGATCTCGTGTCCCGAAATCTCCGAGAGCTTCTCGAGCAGCGCCAGAGTGGCTTTTGGTGACGGCGTCGCCCCCGCAACGTAGTGGGGAATACTCGCCCACATCGAAACGGTCGGAATGCCGGCATCCTGCGCAGCCGCCGCGAGCACGCCGAGAATGCCGATCTGGCCCTCGTAGCGACTACGGTCGATATCGAGGTTCGTACGCAAGAGATCGTCGTCGCTGGAACAATGGACGGCGATCGGCCGCGTGTGCGGGACATCGCTCATCATTGCGCCGATGGTGACGAGGCCCGTGACATCGTCAGCAAGCATGGCGTCGATGAAATCAGCCGTGAACGCGCGCCACGCGCGTGCAGGTTCGACGCCCTTCAAGGTCCAGAAACCGCGGGGATCGCGAGGTCGATGCAATGTCGCTTCCGGCCACTCGAGCAGACGGCGTCCATCGGCGCCGCTACGCACCGTTGGGCGCGTG containing:
- a CDS encoding undecaprenyl-diphosphate phosphatase, which encodes MQIFEAIILGLVQGLTEFLPVSSSAHLRVVGEFLPSAADPGATFTAITQIGTEIAVLVYFGPKIWRIIKNWGLAVAGKIPMSDPDARLGWLVILGSIPIGILGFTLQEYIRDAFRNLWIVAAVLIGFGIILGMIDRFASRRRVIDDVTYPHGLTIGIAQALALVPGVSRSGATISMARGLGYDRKSAAEFAFLLAIPAVMGSGLFELRHGLQEGSVGPYGWTGVIIATVVAGVVGWLVIAYLMRYLERGSFMPFVIYRVVIGSVIMVLLAIGVLTPYGGA
- a CDS encoding PAC2 family protein, which encodes MDFSTQQALGPRIAVAAFDGWNDAGEAASSAVKRIREEYPSAEIASVDPELFFDFQYTRPTVRSGADGRRLLEWPEATLHRPRDPRGFWTLKGVEPARAWRAFTADFIDAMLADDVTGLVTIGAMMSDVPHTRPIAVHCSSDDDLLRTNLDIDRSRYEGQIGILGVLAAAAQDAGIPTVSMWASIPHYVAGATPSPKATLALLEKLSEISGHEIGLGSLPADAAAWEATVDAAAAEDDEMTDYIRQLEETRDTWDSPEAKGDAIARAFERYLRDDKGPGKGR